Part of the Pseudomonas sp. Leaf58 genome is shown below.
TGCTTCGGCATCCGTCATGTCAGTGCGCTCCAAGCTCCTAGTTTCGACACAAAGGAGCGTCCGCTATATGCTGGCTTCGCCCAAGGGCACAGCAGGATACTTTTCAGTATAGCTAGTGTCCCGCTCGGTTAATTCGTTAATCTAAAAGCCCTGGAATCATTGGGCTGAACAAATTAGGTAGATAAACGAACTAACCATGCAGGACACTAGCGAGTGTGATTAACGAAGCCGAAGCTATAACCTCGAATCATGTCTATGGTTTTCTGAGCACGTTCTGGTAGAGGGGTGAACTTCGGAGTTAGCTGCTCAAAATACTTTTTTGTGATATCGATAAAGTGCTCTGGGAGATCAGGGTCTGCCAGGTTCTCGAACATTCCACCTCGCTTGAAATGGCGTTCGAGGTACATTCCGACTCCATGTAGCTTAGACTGCCATGAATAGGGGTAAATATCTTTCATGTCCTCAGTCATTTTTACCGTCGGCTGGATCAGGGCCGTACCGTGAGCAAGTACGTTTCTCAGAGTAAATAACACGTTGATGCCTTCCTTTACGTCCTTGTCGACATCGGAGTCAAGCGCGTTTCCGTAATACGAGACACCTGCTGATTTGACGAGGTTGTCCCATCCCCCAGAACTCTCCAATTCAATTAGGAACTTTTGCAGAAGCCGTGTCGGTGAATCATGTTCAGTACGGCCGGCGCGCTTACCCCTTTCTACAGCTTCGTCCAACTCAGCCTTCACCTTCTCGGTGAGAATTGTTCGGACGGTCCCCTCCACAAAGGAAGCATTGAGAATGAGAAGGCCGAAAGCATGCATGTAACTGTAATAGGCATGCGGCTCAGCACCATCGGCACTGGCCCTACGTAAGGTAGACCGATGGGCAAGTGCCATGCTTTCATAACTGAGTAGCAATGAAGTAGCTGTTTCCCAACCAAGATAATGTGCCATGTTGTCCTTGCTCATGTTGTAATCGCAATTTGCGGCTTCAAGAGTTTAGTCTAGCGTATAGCTGGGTTTGGTTTTCTATAAGAATTTGTTCTTATCGCGGCTCTCACAACGTTCTTTTATCATTCGTATAGTCTTATCGGTTTCGCTGATCACTTTGCCTAACACGTAGCAGGTGAAGGCTTGGCTATTTGTTGCATCGCATCCGGGGACAATGGCTAAAAGACTCCAGCCTTCGGCTAAGCGATTATTAACCGATACGGGATCACGCTCCTCAACGACTTCTTCGACATTCTCAAATGACATTCCACAGTTCCTAGCATCGAGGCGCCAGGACGCGCCTCCACTACAGGCTTAGCCCGCACTATGGCGGGCTTGCTGGTGCTGACAACCCAGCTCGAAGCTGTAGTTTTGTGAAGCGTAGCCTATCCCTTTAAGAGCTGCCTTCTCGATGAGTTTTCTTTGGTAAGCGTCTGTTTTTCGTTTGGAGATCTGAGGTCTATGCGAGGAGTATTTGCCGTCAATCATGGTCCAGCGGCGATTGGAGCGGTCTTAAGCGCAATGAAGCGTAAACGCAGTCCTGAAGTGGCAGGCCGCCCGGATATGGCGTTCTGTTCACGTAGCGCAGAGATTTAACTTTCATGCATTTCTCCATTCCGTAGACCCTGCCGGGATTGCTTGCAAATGGACGATCACTAACACCGATGCGAGTTACGGCGGAGCAATCGCACGTCTGGACGATCACTCCTAGAGAGCTAAGGCTCCACCTTCGTGACCGTGGTCATGCGTTTTCGGCGGCGCTCGTGGCCAGCATTTCGTTCTTCTAACTCCACAACCGCATGAGGTTCCAGCAGGTCCCGCAACAGTGTCAGGTCGTAGAGATTGGTTTCACTGCGATCCTTTTCTCTCCTGCGTTCGATGCGCCTCAACAGCCCTCCCGCTTCCATAGCACGGATACGACGTTGGATCGTTGAAGCCGAGACAGCCATGGCTTGTGCCAAGGTTTCCTTCGAAGGGTGCGGGTGATTTTCGTCTTCCCACCAGTAGCTCAGCAGATGCAAAAGGATGTTCAGGTCCAGGGCATCTATTCCCAACGTTCTTTGTCGACGGATCAATATGTTGGGAATGCCGGTCCACCCTGCCTTCGTGATTGGCCCCCCCCATTTGGCCTCAATCGAGCGCTTTGTAGGCACGACTACGGCGGGAGTACTCGTATTTTCAGGCACTGCCGATGGAAGACTTGCGTTTGCTGGAAGAGGAGGTGGTGTAGTCATAGACGCCTCAGCGATATGGATGGCCTAAGGCTATGGGAGGTAGGTGTGGGAAACAATCGTTTCCTGACAGCCCCTGGGGTGCAGCAGCACCTCCCACGTTATCCAGTATATGTTCTCGTGTTGTTCGACGATGAGTCTTCTCGGCTGAATGTTATTCGGTGTTCAGTAGCGCGCTCCACTGGGAGCTCTTAATGCTCACCAGTGGGGTGCATCAGAACACCCCATGCAAGCGGCTGGCGCCCTTCTAAATTGCCTCTGACCCGCCTTATTCTTCGAATATGACAACAGGTTAGAGGGTGCCGCTAGTGGATAGCGATCGAAATTTTAAGACCTTGGTGGAGGTCGTTCTGCAAGCGGAGGCAGTAGGCCGACCTCGACACGAACTGCTTTTGGAACTTGGCGCAACGCCAGCATCCATCATCGGCGCTGGTGGAGAAATCTATAGCGGGCTGGATCTCGTCCTGAAGGGCAAAACTGTGGGGAAAATGCACTTCGACCATGGTATACCGCGAGGGGTGATCGAACGGCTCCCGCAGATCCTGAATGCGCCCCGGGCAATCTATCGCTCAGCCAATCAAACCGTACAAGGTGGCGAAAGCATTGTTGTGATGACGTTTGAGACCCACCGGGGCTATCCCCTGATAGTGCCAGTGCATGCAAGGAAGCAGATTGGACGTGGACGGTTCTACAACGAAGTGGCGAGCATGTACGCGAAGGAAGGGCCTAACCCGGAGGCTAAGTGGAAAGCGGCGGGGCTGTTACTGTGGGAACGCTGAAAAAAACAAAGCCCCAAGTGACACGACATTTCAGCTCTAATAGCTTGGTGTGGGACGTCACAATGGGGCTTACACCTCTTATGTTAGGCCATCACACCGTCAACATGCAATAACGCCATTTCGCGGGTAGGTGTGAAGCTACGGGCAACGAATTGCTTTCCCGCTGGGCAACCGTGAGCTTTTTCAGCCCGGCACCTCTGACGCAGCCCTGTAGTGCCCCCGCCAGCTATCGCTATGTTGATGGCTGCCAGTCAAAAAGCCCACCTGCTGTGCCCTAGGCCTTTGTCAATCGTAGCCACAAAAGCTCATTAGTCTCGGTTACACCGGCCTCTGCCGTTACACGGCTAAACCACAGAAGGAAATCCGAGGTGTAACTCAATATTAACCTTTAAAATCAATGAGTTATCAGGTGTGTTACACATGTTCCACCTGTTACACCGCTTTAGCATCGATTAACTACGAATCCCCAATCCCCTATTCGTTCGCGCCTTCAGCGGTAGAAAACGGACCTCGCTACTCCTGTTTCTAGTCGCCGGGGGACCCTGAGAGATGGGGCAAGATACGGGGCAGGAAACCCGCGCTTTCTTGTTAGCGGGAGCGTTCACAGCTTAGTGAACTGCTTCACTGGGTGAACCCACCCAAATGATTGGTTAACCCTCGAATTATCTTGCCAACTGCAAGAATGAGGCTTCGCTTGCAGTCAGCTCATTGATCCCAGCAGGAGTGTTGCAGTGCATTAACCGCCAAGGGCTCGAGCCGCCTCAATGCCGCGTGGGGTTAGCAGGCCGGCATACTCCCTACGAGGCCTGATGTTACCGGCCTGCATCCTCGTGATTCGGTAGCATCCGTAACCTTTCGCCCACAGTTGCTCAAAAATTTCCGCATTGGACTCGATGAATGTCCTCTCGAGTTCCTGGCCTTCCTCATGCATCTTCAGCAGTGTGCGCAGCATGGTGTTGAGATTTTGGGGCGTGGTAGTCATATGGCAGTGCTCTGGGTTGGGTTCAGCTAATCCTAGACGGTCTCCCGGCTTCGACTCCGGTGAGGTGACTTTTGGTTTGGGGATACGTTTAGGGATACGGATTCATGCGATTAGCTAGATTTCCCAGTAGATACTGGTCATATCGTCCACTGTTTGATTCCTGTCTCCGGCACCACATCCAGCTCCACTGCATTCCGCTGAATGCCTTGGAAGCCCTCTAAACCGGCCTTCTGGCCGGTTTTTCGTTTCCACGACCCTCCGTCGGGAACCAACTAGATCCCCAATAACCGGGGGTATTTTTGGGGTACAGCGTCTTTCCTGAATGGAGAACGTACCCCTATGCCACGCCTAGCCATTCCGCTCAGCGACCTCAAATGCCGCACGGCAAAACCGCGTGATCGCGCCTACAAACTGTTCGACGGCGGGGGTATGTACCTGTACGTCGCGCCCAGTGGCTCGAAGACTTGGCGGCTGCGGTATTTCAAACCCAACGGCAAGGAAGGCACGCTGATTATCGGCAAGTA
Proteins encoded:
- a CDS encoding helix-turn-helix domain-containing protein, which translates into the protein MTTPPPLPANASLPSAVPENTSTPAVVVPTKRSIEAKWGGPITKAGWTGIPNILIRRQRTLGIDALDLNILLHLLSYWWEDENHPHPSKETLAQAMAVSASTIQRRIRAMEAGGLLRRIERRREKDRSETNLYDLTLLRDLLEPHAVVELEERNAGHERRRKRMTTVTKVEP